A stretch of the Ptiloglossa arizonensis isolate GNS036 chromosome 1, iyPtiAriz1_principal, whole genome shotgun sequence genome encodes the following:
- the LOC143148717 gene encoding ATP synthase-coupling factor 6, mitochondrial, translating into MLTKHLAFDLPKVLKRNIGICAPALKTASDPIQKLFIEKIREYKSKSAGGKLVDATPEIEKEKKNELERLAKQYGHSDRQKMEQFPTFQYKEPQVSTS; encoded by the exons ATGCTCACCAAACATCTGGCATTCGACTTACCAAAGGTTTTAAAACGCAATATTGGCATTTGTGCACCAGCCTTGAAAACAGCAAGTGATCCAATTCAAAAACTATTTATAGAAAAAATCCGTGAATACAAATCTAAAAGCGC CGGTGGAAAACTAGTTGATGCGACTCCTGAAattgagaaagaaaagaaaaatgaactcGAGAGGCTGGCAAAACAATATGGTCATTCAGATAGACAAAAAATGGAACAATTTCCAACCTTTCAATACAAGG AGCCACAAGTGAGCACTtcgtaa